The following DNA comes from Halofilum ochraceum.
TCGATGTCATCGTGGGGTTCATCGAGTCCTACGGCGAGAACGCGCTGACCGATCCGCAGTACGCGAAGATCGTGCACCCCGTCCTCGACCGGGCCGCGGGGGCGATCGAGTCCGGCGGGTTACATGCCGCCTCCGGGTGGGTTCGGGCGCCGACCCGTGGCGGGCAGTCGTGGCTCAGTCACGCGACCTTCCTGAGCGGGCAGTGGCTCGATAACCAATCCCGTTACGACCGGTTGCTGGCGAGCGGCCGTTCTACCCTGATCGACGATCTGGAGGCCACCGGCCACGCGAGTATCGCCGTGATGCCGGCTATCACGCGTCCCTGGGCCGCGGGGGATGTCCTCGGTTATGACCGCGTGCTGAACGCCACCAATATCGACTACGCCGGACCGCGGCTGAACTGGGTGACCATGCCCGACCAGTTCACCTGGCAGGTCGTGGATCGCGCCCGCCGGGCCGCGGATCGGCCCGTATTCATCGAGACCGCGCTGATCAGCAGTCATGCCCCCTGGGTCCCGGTCCTGCCGGTGCTCGAGTGGGAACGCATCGGTGACGGCAGCGTGTTCAAACGCTGGGCCGACGCCGGTAATGGTCTTTCGACGCTGTGGCGCGATCCGGCCCACCTGCGCCGGGATTTTGCGGGTTCAATGGCGTATGCGGTGCAGGTCGCGGGCGAGTACGGAGCGCGGCGTGTGGACGACGAGACCCTGCTCGTCCTCCTCGGCGACCATCAGCCCGCGCCGCTGATCACCGGGACCGGCGCCTCGGATCGGGTGCCGGTGCATGTGATCAGCGGTGATCCCGCGCTCGTGCAGGCCTTCGTCGAACGGGGTTTCACGCGGGGTATGCGCCCGCCGATGACGGGGCCGGTCCCGCGCATGGCGGTATTGCGTTCATGGCTGCGCGACGCCTTCGGGCGTGATCGCGGCGGTGCGTCTCCAGCGGCCACGCGCCAGGACGGGTGAGGCAGGTGCCTACCCCGCGGCTCCCGCCGGTGCCTGTTCGTTCGTCCCGGGCCCCACATCCGCCAGGATGCCGTAGAGCGCCGGCACGAGGAACAGAACCATCAATGTCGCCGCGAGCAGGCCGAAGACCACGCTGATGACCAACGGCTTGAGCACCTGGGCCTGAAGGCTTCCCTCGGCGAGCAACGGCAATAGCCCCAGGATCGTGGTCAGTGAAGTGAGCACGACGGCCCGGAAGCGATCGCGACTCGCCAGGCGCGCGGCATCGGCCATGGGCTGTCCCTCCGCCACCCGTCGCTTGATGAAGTGCACGAGGAGGATCGAGTCGTTGACGACGATGCCGGCCAGCGAGGCCGCGCCGAGCAGGCTCGGCATCGACAACGGGTAACCCAGCAGGAAATGCCCCAGCACGGCCCCGACGAGCGCGAACGGGATCACCGTCATGACGATGAATGGCTCACGATAGCTGCGGAACTGGAACGCCAGCACGACGAATATCCCGATCAGGCCGAACGTGAAGGCCGAGCGTACCGAGCCACCGGTCGTGGCGGCTTCGTTCGACTGCCCGCGCGGTTCGATATCGACGCGCGGATATCGTGAACGCAGCTCGGGCAGGGTGGTCTGCTGGAGTCGTTCGATGATCCGCATGGCGTTGCCCTCGCGCGTGTCGAGGTCACCCGTCACGGTGGCCGTTCGCCGGCCGTCGATGCGCTGGATCCGGGCCCAGCCGCGCCCGGTTTCGATCGAGGCCACCGCGCCCAGCGGTACCTGTCCACCATCGGGCAGCGTAATCGTGAACGCGTCGAGATCCCCCAGGCTGTCGCGATCGGCGTCGGCCTGGCGTACCGTGATCTCGTAGCTCTCCGTGCCGACCTGGACCTCGGTCGCCGTTTCGCCGAGGAACGCGGCCCGCACCTGTCCCGCGACTTCCGCCGTGTCGAGGCCTAGGCCGCGCGCCCCTTCGGCGAGCCGAATCCGGCGCTCGGGTGTGCCCGGTCGCAGGTCGTCCATCACGTCGCGGGTGCCGTGAAAGGAACGCAACGCCTCCTGCAGCTCGAGTGAAGCCGATTTGAGACGCTCCGGATCTTCGCCCTGGAGGCGGAACTCGAACGGCAGGCCCTGGGGCCCGAGACCGGGTTCCCGCAGGATGAGGGCGATCGCCCCCGGGATCGTACCGATGCGTTCGCGCCAGTCGGCGTACAGTTCGTCCAGTTCCGTGGTCCGCATCTCGGCATCCAGCAGATCGACCACGACGGTCGCCACATGTGCACCGGTTTCGTGGGCACTGGCGTTCTGGCCAAAGCGCACCTGCACGTCACGGACCAGCGCGCGCTCGCCCGGCTGTCGGGGTGTGTGTTCATCGTTCACGCGCTCGAGCGCGGCGACGATGCGATCGACGGCTTCGCCGGTGCGGGCCAGCGGCGTCCCCTGTGGCATGAGCAATCGCGCTTCGACGACGTCGCCGTCGATATCCGGGAACGCCTGGAAGCCGACATGGCCGCCGGCGAGGAGGCCACCGGTGCCGACGAGCACGAACAGCATCACCCCCGCGAATGGATAGCGCCACGCGACGGCGCGGTCCGCCAGCCGACCAATCAGCCGTTCTCGCACGTTTTCAAAAGCGGCTTCGAAGCGGGCACGCCAGCGCCCGGGCCGGGCGGAGGCCTTTTCCACCGAATGGAGCAGGTGGTGAGGCAGGATCAGGAAGGCCTCGACCAGGCTGACGGCCAGGGTGATCAGCAGTACGACCGGCATCACCTCGAGGACCGTGCCGATGTCGCCCGAGAGGAACGACAGGGGCACGAAAATGCAGGCCGTGGTGATGAAGGATGCGATCACGCCAGGTGCGACGATCCGTGTCCCCTCGACGACGGCTTCCAGTGCCCGCGCGCCATCGCGCCGGCGCGCCGCGATGTTCTCCGAGATGACGATGGCGTCGTCCATGATCAGCCCGATCGCCATCAACAGGCCGACCATGGTGATCATGTTCAGCGAGTAGCCGGTCGCTGCCAGAAAGAATATCGAACCCAGGAACGAGACCGGCAGCCCCAGTGCGACCCAGAACGAGAAACGCACGCCGAAGAACAGCCACATCGCCAGGAACACCAGCAACAGGCCCTGCAGACCATTGCTGACCAGCATCTCGAGCCGGTCGCGGGCGATCGACGACAGATCGCGGGTGAGCCTGATCTCCACACCCGGCGGTGCGCGTTCGCGCTCGGTCTCGATAAATGCCCGCAGTGCGTCGACGACTCGCAGGCTGTCGTCGGCGATGGACTTGTGTACGTCGAGCACGGCCGCACGCCGGCCGTTGAACGTCGTTTTCTGCTCGGCCTTTTCAAAGCGGTCGGTAATGGTGGCGATCTCGCCGAGGCGGATCTCGCCACCCTCTTGGTCACCGATAATGACCATTTCTTCCAGCTCGGCCGGTGAGCGGCGCTCGTCGCTGAACCGCAGCCGGATGTCGCGCGTCGGCGTCTCGATGGTGCCGCCCGGCAGATCGGTGCTCTGGCGACCGACGATGCGGGCGACCTGGTCGATCGAAAGGTCGTGCTGGCGCAGCACGGATTTCGGGATCTCGATGCGGAACTCATGGTCCGAGAACCCGCCGATATCAATGGTCGCGACCCCGGGGACGCGCAGGAGCCGGTCCTTCACTTCCTCGGCCCAGGCCTTGAGATCGGCCGGCGTCATGTCGCCGGTAAGCGCGATCGAGGCGACGAAATCGGTGCGATGCAGTTCGCGCACGACCGGGGCTTCGGCGCGATCGGGGAATTCTTCGATCGCCTCGATCTCGGTACGGACCTCATCAAGGAAACGCCCGGGATCGCCGCCCTCGCGCATTTCCGCGGTAGCGGTTGCGCGATCATCCAGTGCTTCGCAGCGGATCTCGGCGAGGTCGGTAACGCCTTCGACCGCATCCTCGATGCGCGCGCAGACAGCCTCTTCGACGTCGGCGGCAGCCGCGCCCGGGTAGGGCACCTCGATACGGATCTCGGTGGGCGCGAAGCGCGGGAAGGTTTCGCGCTTCAGCCCCGGTGTCGCCAGTATGCCGGCGGTCACGATCAGGACGAGCAGCAGGTTGGCGGCCGTCGGATGGCCCGCGAAATAGCGGATCATGGGCAGTCCCGCACCCCGCGTGCGCTGTCGATCAGCCTGGCGCGTGCGTCCGGGGCATCCTCTGGCGCGAGTTTCATTCCGGCAATCGCGGGAACCGGGTCACTCAGTACCACGCGTTCCCCGGGCTCGATCCCGCCGGCGATGACCACGAAATCGCTGCCGCGGAAGCGCAGCGTGGGCTCGCGGATTGCTAGACGGTCGTCGGCGTCGACGACATAGACCCGCTCACCGTGCAGTGCCGTGCGTGGTAGGACGACCGCAGGCTCCCGCGGTGGCGCGCAGAGCCCGACTTCCACGTACATGCCCTTGACCAACGGGGGTTTTTCCGGTGGCCGGGCATCGGCGTACGGGCGCTCGACGACCACGACGACGCCGACCGTGCGCGTACGCGGATCGATCGCGTCGCTGATGCGATCGACCCGCGCCTGCCAGCGCGCCATCGCCTCGTCTCCGCCGGTCGTCCGCAGGCGCACCTCCGCCGACAGTCCCATCCGATTCAGTAATCGGTCGAGCCCGGCGGGGTCGCGACGATCGCGGTGCAGGTCGGATGTCAGGATCGCGCGGAAACGACTCAACGGGACCTCGGCCTCGACCTCGGTAGCGCCGACGCCGTCGGCCCGCAGGAGGGTCTCGCCGGTGCGGACGTATTGCCCGGTTTCGGTCTCCGCTTCGCTCACGCGCAGATCGAACGGCGCATCGATCGTAGTCCGCGGCAGGTCCCGTCGCGCCTGTTCCAGACGTGCGCCCGCGCTTTGGCGTTCGGCTTCGATCCGTCGCCTTTCGGCGGGGATCTGGGCCAGCGTGTTCTCCAGATCCTGCACCGCCTGACGCTGCTGCAGGTATTCGCGCTGCTGGCGGTCCACGTCGGCCTGCGAGACCGATTCCTGATCCAGCAGACGCTGCTGGCGTTCCAGTTCGCGCGCGGCCACTTCCAGTCGCCGTCGCTCGATCGCGAGCGACTGCTCGACGTTGTCGCGCCGGGTATCGAGTTCTTCCAGCTGGGCGCGACGGACGGCGAGCGCGGCCTCGGCTTCGGCGACCGCCAGCTCGTAGTCCCTGCGGTCGATCCGGAACAGCGTAGTACCCGCGGTGAGGATGGCGCCGGTCTCGACCTGCTCGTTGCGTTCGACGATGCGTCCCGATACCTCCCCCACGGCCCGCCAGGTCCGGGCCGGCCGGGCCTCACCGAAGCCGGTTGCCCTTGGCCGCCATGCGCTCGCCGGGGCCTCGATCACGCTCACGTTGCGCACGTCCTCGGTGGCCGGGCTGCGTTGTGGCTCGGGGCGCTGGGCAACCAATACGGCCAGCACCAGCACGCCGGCCAGGAGGGGGAGAAGGACCGCGAGACCCCGGCGGATCCGGCGTGAGGTTTTCGGTGCCATGGCCATGAGTCGGATGTCCCATCGGCGCGGCCGGATTCCGCGCTTTGATCAAAACAGGTGTTTAGCAATTACTAACTTTACCAATACCGTTTCTTCCGGAGCAAGCGATTGGGTCCGGGATATATGCTTGTAAATGAGGATTAAAATGGTTCTATAGGGGTTGGACTCGGGGCGGTCGAGTCGATAGAGTGGAACGTAGTGGTCACTAACATCAGGAGCAGGCAGGATCGTGAAAAAGCCCGGGGATAACCGACGCGGGGAGATCATCGACACCATGCTCGCCATGGCGGCGGAGGAGGGCGCCGACCGTGTCACCACGCGTGGTCTTGCCCGCCGGCGTGGTGTCACCGAGCCGGCGCTCTACCGGCATTTCCCCGGCGGCAAGGCGGAGATGTGGCGAGCGCTGGCCGCGACCGTGGGCGAGCGCATGCAGGCAGGGTGGCGCGCCGCCCTGGCGCGGCGTGACCGCACGGCTCCCGAGCGCCTGCGCGGGCTGATCCGCGCGCAGCTGCATACCATCGCGACCATCCCGGCGCTGCCCGCGATCCTCTTCTCGCGCACGCTGCATCGCGATAACGCCGCGCTGCGGGCCGGCCTGAACGAGGTCGCGGGCCGATTTCATGCCCATATCGAACAGATCCTGATCGACGGGCAACGCACCGGCGAGCTGCGAAGTGACCTTGAGCCGGAGGACGCCGCGTGGCTGCTGATCTCCGTCGTTCAGGGAACCGCGATCCGCTGGTCGCTGGCTGAGCGCTCTTTCGATCTGGAAGAGCGCGGTGGTGGAGTACTGGAGGTCGCTTTGACCGGGCTTCTGCCGATGCCGTCACCCGAGGCGGAGACCCGTGAATGATCGAAGAAAGGGGCCGATCGGTCCCGGGGAGGATAACGCCATGCGCGTAATCAGGAACATGACACTCATCGCTGTAGTGACATTCGGGGTTCTCGGCTCGCTGCACGCGGGCGACCCTGCCGAGCCCGCGGAGCCCGTCGGGCCGAAGTTGCCGGATCGCGTCCGCGGACTGCTGTTACAGGAAATGAATGCCATCCAGCAGGCCAGCGAAGAGATCCTCGACGCCCTCGTGCGCGGCCGGGACGCGGTCGTGGCCGAGAAGGCCCAGGCGATTCACGACAGTTTCATCCTCAAGCAGGAAATGACGAAGGCCGACCGAAAAGCCCTGATGGAGGCCGTGCCCAAAGATTTCGTCCAGCGTGATCGTGCCTTTCACGAACTGACCGGGGAGCTCGCGGCCGCCGGGCGTGACGGCGACGGGGCGCGCCAGCGGGAGCTGTTCGGTGACATGATCGATGCCTGCACCGGCTGCCATGCGCGCTATGCGCATGACCGCTTCCCAGGGCTGGGGCAATAAGCCGGGCGCGGCCGGCGCATGTCAGGCCAGCGCGCGCTCGAGGTCGGCGATCAGATCGGCGCCGTCTTCCAGTCCGATCGACAGGCGCAGCATGCCGTCGGTAATCCCCCGGCGCGCACGCTCCGCCTCGGACAGATCGTGATGCGTAGTCGTGCGCGGCTGGGTGACCAGACTCTCTGCACCGCCCAGGCTCGGGGCCAGTTGAAACAGCTGCAGCCGGTCGGCAACGCGGGCCGCGGCGGCGCCATCTCCATCGACCTCGATGGTCACGATCCCGCCGAAGCCGTTCATCTGGCGGGTGGCAAGGTCGTGGCCGGGGAAGTCGGGGAGCCCGGGATACAGGGAACGCGCGATCGCCGGATGCCGCGCCATGGCTTCCGCGACTGCCTGTGCGTTCTCATTGTGCTGTCGTACCCGTACAACGAGCGTGCGCAGACTGCGCGACAGCAGCGCGGCGGTTTCGGGCGCAATTGTTGAACCGAGATTCTTGCGCCAGCCCTGGACCGGTTCCAGCAATGCTTCCGGACCGATAAGCGCGCCGGCGGTCAGGTCGCTGTGCCCGCCCAGGAATTTCGTGGCGCTGTGCATGACGAGATCCGCGCCCAGTGCGAGCGGCTGCTGATTGACCGGGGACGCGAAGGTGTTGTCGACGGCGAGAAGTGCCCCGTGGGCATGGGCGCGCTCGGCGATGGTGGCGATGTCGAACAGTTCCAGTGCCGGGTTGGTCGGTGTCTCGACAAAGACGAGTTTCGCGCCGTCGTTCAGGGCCTCATCCAGCCGCTCGAGTTCATGGCCGAGCAGCAGCCATGACGGGATGCCAAGCTGCGGCAACTGCTCACCAGCCAGCTCCAGCGTGCCGCCGTAGGCATCACCGATGCACACCACGCCGTCGCGACCATGGGCAAAAAACAGCGCTGCGATCGCCCCCATACCTGAAGTGAAGGCGCGTGCCGCCTCGCCGCCTTCAAGACTGGCGAGCGTGCGTTCGAGCGCGAATATGGTCGGATTGAGTCCGTAGCGCGTGTACAGCCCGCCGGATCGACGGCCCTCAACCACTTCCAGCAGATCGGCGGTCGAGGTGAACGCGAAAGTGGTCGTATTGTAGATCGGCGCGTGAGGACTGCCGTGCGGGTCCTGACTGCCGTGGGCATGAATGGCGCGGGTGGCCATCGCGCCATCGCGGGATTCAGCCATTTGTACCTCCGTTTCCAGGGGGTGTTTTGAAGACGGGTACGGTCAGGCATTTTCTCCCAGGGTGGCGGATGGGTACACGTCCGGTTCCGTTGCTGTGTAACGAGAACCGGGAATTCGATGACAATGGTCTAATGCGGTCGCACGGAAAGAGCATGCGGTGTGACATATCGCCACGCGCAGAAAACCGACTCGGTCGAGATACACCCGCAACCGCCATTCCGACTCGATCTGGTGGCCGCTGCGCTGCGCCGCCAGCCCCACAACGTCGTCGATCGCTGGGACGGCGAGTGCTATCGGCGGGTTATGTCCCTTCCCGCGGGGCCGGTCGAGGCCGCGGTAACACAGACCGGTGGCACCGACGCGCCCGTGCTGGAAGTGGACGTATGCGGGGCTGAAGCGGACGCGCTGAAAGTCCAGGACGAGGCCGCGCGTCAGCTACGCCGCCTGCTCGGCGTGGATGTATCGCTGACCGAGTTCCACGCGCGAGCGGCGGCTGATCCGGACCTGGGGCCGCTCGCGCTGCGCTTTCGCGGCATGCGCCCGCCGCGCTTCCCAGATCTGTTCGAGGCGCTGGCCAACGCCATCGCCTGCCAGCAGGTCAGCCTCCACGTCGGCATCATGACGCTCAATCGCCTCGCCGAAACCTTTGGCAAGGCCGGCCCCGGGGGCAGCGCCTTCCCGCGCCCGGATGAACTGCGCGAGCACGCGACCGATTCCGGTTTGCGCCGGCTCGGGTTCAGTTTCGCGAAAGCACGCACGCTGTTGCGTGTGGCCGATGCCTGTACCTTGGGCGAGTTGAGCGAGGCGGCGCTGGCACCGCTTCCCGATGCAGAGGCGATTCGCCACCTCACGGCGTTGCGTGGGGTCGGGCGCTGGTCCGCGGAGTACGCACTGCTGCGCGGGCTCGGCCGGTCACACATCTTCCCGGGGGATGACGTCGGCGCCCAGCGCCACCTCGCCGCATGGCTGGATCTTGCGGGCCGGCCCGACTACGACGATGTCCAGGCCATTATGCGGCGTTGGTCCGGTTACGCCGGTCTCGTCTACCTGCACCTGCTGCTCTATCGGCTCCAGACAGACACGCTGTAGAAGGCGATCAATCGACCGGGCGCTGGGCCACGAGCCGGGCGAGATCGCGCAGCCCACGATCGGTAGCGCCGGCGCGGTTTTCGTCGCGGTAGACCCGTACCCGAAGCGCGGGGAACAGTGCGAGCAGTTCGTTGTCGGCGAGCCGGTATTGGTCGTTCTGCGGCCCATGGCGGGTCAGTCCGGCACGCGTAAAGGTCTCGTAGAACAGCAGGCCCCCTGGGCGCAGCGCGGCGGCAAGCGCGGGGCAGAGGGCCCGGTCGAGGAAGCGGCTGACGACGATGACGTCGAAGGTGGATGCCGCGGGCGGGTGCT
Coding sequences within:
- a CDS encoding class I SAM-dependent methyltransferase, with translation MATDWEARYRERSATQPRPAAVLTDFDHLLPASGDALDLACGLGGNALHLARHGLITRAWDSAATAIDRLAAQARVEGLALTAEVRDVVEHPPAASTFDVIVVSRFLDRALCPALAAALRPGGLLFYETFTRAGLTRHGPQNDQYRLADNELLALFPALRVRVYRDENRAGATDRGLRDLARLVAQRPVD
- a CDS encoding trans-sulfuration enzyme family protein, with the protein product MAESRDGAMATRAIHAHGSQDPHGSPHAPIYNTTTFAFTSTADLLEVVEGRRSGGLYTRYGLNPTIFALERTLASLEGGEAARAFTSGMGAIAALFFAHGRDGVVCIGDAYGGTLELAGEQLPQLGIPSWLLLGHELERLDEALNDGAKLVFVETPTNPALELFDIATIAERAHAHGALLAVDNTFASPVNQQPLALGADLVMHSATKFLGGHSDLTAGALIGPEALLEPVQGWRKNLGSTIAPETAALLSRSLRTLVVRVRQHNENAQAVAEAMARHPAIARSLYPGLPDFPGHDLATRQMNGFGGIVTIEVDGDGAAAARVADRLQLFQLAPSLGGAESLVTQPRTTTHHDLSEAERARRGITDGMLRLSIGLEDGADLIADLERALA
- a CDS encoding cytochrome c produces the protein MRVIRNMTLIAVVTFGVLGSLHAGDPAEPAEPVGPKLPDRVRGLLLQEMNAIQQASEEILDALVRGRDAVVAEKAQAIHDSFILKQEMTKADRKALMEAVPKDFVQRDRAFHELTGELAAAGRDGDGARQRELFGDMIDACTGCHARYAHDRFPGLGQ
- a CDS encoding efflux RND transporter periplasmic adaptor subunit — its product is MAPKTSRRIRRGLAVLLPLLAGVLVLAVLVAQRPEPQRSPATEDVRNVSVIEAPASAWRPRATGFGEARPARTWRAVGEVSGRIVERNEQVETGAILTAGTTLFRIDRRDYELAVAEAEAALAVRRAQLEELDTRRDNVEQSLAIERRRLEVAARELERQQRLLDQESVSQADVDRQQREYLQQRQAVQDLENTLAQIPAERRRIEAERQSAGARLEQARRDLPRTTIDAPFDLRVSEAETETGQYVRTGETLLRADGVGATEVEAEVPLSRFRAILTSDLHRDRRDPAGLDRLLNRMGLSAEVRLRTTGGDEAMARWQARVDRISDAIDPRTRTVGVVVVVERPYADARPPEKPPLVKGMYVEVGLCAPPREPAVVLPRTALHGERVYVVDADDRLAIREPTLRFRGSDFVVIAGGIEPGERVVLSDPVPAIAGMKLAPEDAPDARARLIDSARGVRDCP
- a CDS encoding efflux RND transporter permease subunit encodes the protein MIRYFAGHPTAANLLLVLIVTAGILATPGLKRETFPRFAPTEIRIEVPYPGAAAADVEEAVCARIEDAVEGVTDLAEIRCEALDDRATATAEMREGGDPGRFLDEVRTEIEAIEEFPDRAEAPVVRELHRTDFVASIALTGDMTPADLKAWAEEVKDRLLRVPGVATIDIGGFSDHEFRIEIPKSVLRQHDLSIDQVARIVGRQSTDLPGGTIETPTRDIRLRFSDERRSPAELEEMVIIGDQEGGEIRLGEIATITDRFEKAEQKTTFNGRRAAVLDVHKSIADDSLRVVDALRAFIETERERAPPGVEIRLTRDLSSIARDRLEMLVSNGLQGLLLVFLAMWLFFGVRFSFWVALGLPVSFLGSIFFLAATGYSLNMITMVGLLMAIGLIMDDAIVISENIAARRRDGARALEAVVEGTRIVAPGVIASFITTACIFVPLSFLSGDIGTVLEVMPVVLLITLAVSLVEAFLILPHHLLHSVEKASARPGRWRARFEAAFENVRERLIGRLADRAVAWRYPFAGVMLFVLVGTGGLLAGGHVGFQAFPDIDGDVVEARLLMPQGTPLARTGEAVDRIVAALERVNDEHTPRQPGERALVRDVQVRFGQNASAHETGAHVATVVVDLLDAEMRTTELDELYADWRERIGTIPGAIALILREPGLGPQGLPFEFRLQGEDPERLKSASLELQEALRSFHGTRDVMDDLRPGTPERRIRLAEGARGLGLDTAEVAGQVRAAFLGETATEVQVGTESYEITVRQADADRDSLGDLDAFTITLPDGGQVPLGAVASIETGRGWARIQRIDGRRTATVTGDLDTREGNAMRIIERLQQTTLPELRSRYPRVDIEPRGQSNEAATTGGSVRSAFTFGLIGIFVVLAFQFRSYREPFIVMTVIPFALVGAVLGHFLLGYPLSMPSLLGAASLAGIVVNDSILLVHFIKRRVAEGQPMADAARLASRDRFRAVVLTSLTTILGLLPLLAEGSLQAQVLKPLVISVVFGLLAATLMVLFLVPALYGILADVGPGTNEQAPAGAAG
- a CDS encoding DNA-3-methyladenine glycosylase family protein produces the protein MTYRHAQKTDSVEIHPQPPFRLDLVAAALRRQPHNVVDRWDGECYRRVMSLPAGPVEAAVTQTGGTDAPVLEVDVCGAEADALKVQDEAARQLRRLLGVDVSLTEFHARAAADPDLGPLALRFRGMRPPRFPDLFEALANAIACQQVSLHVGIMTLNRLAETFGKAGPGGSAFPRPDELREHATDSGLRRLGFSFAKARTLLRVADACTLGELSEAALAPLPDAEAIRHLTALRGVGRWSAEYALLRGLGRSHIFPGDDVGAQRHLAAWLDLAGRPDYDDVQAIMRRWSGYAGLVYLHLLLYRLQTDTL
- a CDS encoding TetR/AcrR family transcriptional regulator; this translates as MKKPGDNRRGEIIDTMLAMAAEEGADRVTTRGLARRRGVTEPALYRHFPGGKAEMWRALAATVGERMQAGWRAALARRDRTAPERLRGLIRAQLHTIATIPALPAILFSRTLHRDNAALRAGLNEVAGRFHAHIEQILIDGQRTGELRSDLEPEDAAWLLISVVQGTAIRWSLAERSFDLEERGGGVLEVALTGLLPMPSPEAETRE